The window GCCGACGACGACGACGCCGTGCGCCGGCTGAGCCGCCGCAAGCACCGCGAGGCCAAACCCCTGGCCGTGATGGTGCGCGACCTCGCGGCCGCCCGGCGCCTGGCCGAGGTGGACGCCGCCGAGGCCGAGGCCCTCGCTTCGCCCGCCGCGCCCATCGTGCTGCTGACCGCGCGCCGCGACGCCCCGCTGGCCCGCCTCGTGGCGCCGGACCACCGCCGCGTGGGGCTCATGCTCCCGTCGACCCCGCTGCACCACCTGCTCGCCGACGCCCTCGCGGCCCGCGACGTGCCGGCCGTCGTCATGACCAGCGGCAACGCCAGCGACGAGCCCATCTGCCTGGACAACGCCGAGGCCCGCACGCGGCTGGCGGGCATCGCCGACGCCTGGCTGCTCCACGATCGTGACATCGTGCGGCGCGCCGACGACTCGGTGCTGCAGATGCTCGCCGACGGCCCCCTCTTCTTCCGCCGCAGCCGCGGCTACGCGCCCGTGCCGGTCTTCCTCGCGGGCGCCGCCGCCGCCGGGCCGGATGTCCTGGCCGTGGGCCCTCAGCTCAAGAACACGGTCTGCCTGGCCAGTGCCGACCGCGCATTCGTCAGCCCCCACGTGGGCGACCTGGGCGGCCTGGCCGCCGGCGGCTTCTTCGCCGAGACGGTCGCCACGCTGCAGGACGTGCTCGAGAAGCATCCGGACACCCTCGCCCACGACACCCATCCCGCCTACCACACCACCGGCTGGGTGCACGACCACGCGGGCGCGCGCGCGCGCATCGGCGTGCAGCACCACCACGCCCACCTGGCCGCGGTGCACGCCGAGCACGGTCTCGACGGGCCGGTGGTCGGCGTGATCCTCGACGGCACGGGCTACGGCGACGACAGCACCATCTGGGGCGGCGAGATCCTGGTCGGCGACCCGGGCGGCTTCGTGCGGGCGGCGCACCTGGAGCCCGTGCCCTTGCCGGGAGGCGACGCGGCGATCCGGGCGCCCTGGCGCGCGGCGGTGGCCTACCTGCGCCACGCCGTGGGCACGCCCCTGCCCGACCTGGCCTGGCTCGCGCGCCACGACACCGGGCCCGTGCTCGCCATGCTGGCCCAGGGACTCAATTCGCCCCCGACCAGCAGCTGCGGCCGCCTCTTCGACGCCGTCGCGGCCCTGACCGGACGCTGGGGCGACGTGCACTACGAGGCCCAGGCCGCCATCGAACTCATGGCCGCCACCGACGGCGCGGCGGTGGCGGCGGCGGCGCCCCTGTGCCCGCCCGAACCCCTGGCTGCGGGCGAGCCGGCCGTGATCCCGGTGGGCCCCATCGTCTGCGGCGCCCTGGCCGCGGTGCAGGCGGGGGCCGGCGTGGCCGAGCTCTCGGCCCGCTTCCACCGCACCCTGATCGACCTGTGGACCGACGCCGCCGCCACCGTGGCCCGGCGACGCGGCCTCGGCACCGTCGTCCTCGCCGGCGGGGTGTTCCAGAACGAACTGCTGCTCACGGGCGTGCGCGACGGGCTGCGGGCCCGGGGCCTGGACGTGCGGCGGCCGCTGCAGCTGCCCGCCAACGACGGGGCCGTCGCCCTGGGCCAGGCCGTGGTGGCCCGCACCCGCTGCTGACCGCGGCGGTGCGGGGTGCTACCATGACACCGTTCCTTCTTCGCGAACCCGGAGCCGTCCGCACATGAAACATCTGCAGGAATTCCGCGACCCGGCGCTGGCCCGCAAGCTGCTCGACGGGATCGCCGCGACGGTCACCCGCGATTGGGTGATCATGGAGATCTGCGGCGGCCAGACCCACGCCATCATGCGCCACGGCCTCGACCAGCTGCTGCCGCCGGAGATCACGCTCGTCCACGGCCCCGGCTGTCCCGTGTGCGTCACGCCGCTGGAGACCATCGACCGCGCCCTGGCCATCGCCGCCCGCCCCGAGGTGATCTTCACCAGCTTCGGCGACATGCTGCGCGTGCCCGGCAGCCGCGACGATCTCTTCCGGGTCAGGAGCCGCGGCGGCGACGTGCGCATGGTGTACTCGCCGCTCGAGGCGCTGAAGCTGGCCCGCGAGAACCCCGACCGCGAGGTCGTCTTCCTCGCCGTGGGCTTCGAGACCACCGCCCCGGGCAACGCCATGGCCGTCAAGCAGGCCGCCGCCGAGGGCCTGACCAACTTCAGCGAGATCGTCAGCCACGTGCTCGTGCCGCCGGCCATGGAGGCGATCCTCGGTTCGCCCGACAACCGGGTGCAGGGCTTCCTCGCCGCCGGCCACGTGTGCACGATCATGGGCTGGGAGGAGTACGTGCCCATCGCGGAGCGCTACGCGGTGCCCATCGTGCCCACGGGTTTCGAGCCGGTGGACATCCTCTCGGGCATCCTCAGCACGGTGCGCATGCTCGAGGCGGGAGAGCACGGCGTGCGCAACGACTACACGCGCGTGGTGCACCTCGGCGGCAACCCGGCGGCGCGGGCGGTGGTCGACGAGATCTTCACGGTGTGCGACCGCAAGTGGCGCGGCATCGGCACCATTCCCCGCAGCGGCCTGCGCCTGGCCGACGCCTACGCCGCCTGCGACGCCGAACGGAAGTTCGACGTGGGCGACATCCGCACCGAGGAGCCCTCCGTGTGCATCGCGGGCGAGATCCTGCAGGGGCTGAAGAAGCCGCACGAGTGCCCCGCCTTCGGTCGGGAGTGCACGCCCATGACGCCGCTGGGCGCGACGATGGTGTCCAGCGAGGGCGCCTGCGCCGCCTACCACCGCTACGCCCGGAGGGATCTCCTGTGAGCGCCGCCGACCGCCCCGACTTCGCCGGCATGAGCTGCCCCATGCCCCTGCTCGACCACGACACGGTGCAGCTCGCCCACGGCGCCGGGGGCCGGCTCTCCGCCGACCTCATCGACCGCCTGATCCTGCCGCGGTTCCGCAGCCCCGAGCTCGCGCGGCTCGAGGACCAGGCCGTGCTCGAACTGCCGCCCGGCCGCGTCGCCTTCTCCACCGACACCTTCGTGGTCGATCCGATCTTCTTCCCCGGCGGCGACATCGGCGACCTCGCCATCAACGGCACCGTGAACGACGTGGCCATGAGCGGGGCGCGGGTCGAGGCGCTGAGCGTGGGCTTCGTGCTCGAGGAGGGGTTCCCCCTGGCCGACTTCCACCGCGTGCTCTGCTCCATGGAGGCGGCCGCCCGGGCCGCGGGCGTGCGGGTCGTCACCGGCGATACGAAGGTCGTCGGCCGCGGCGGCTGCGACCGGATCTTCATCAACACGTCCGGCGTGGGCGTCATTCCCGACGGGGTCGCCCTTTCGGCGGCCGGCCTGCGCCCGGGCGACGCCGTGCTCGTCTCCGGTACGCTGGCCGACCACGGCATGGCCGTCATGACCGCCCGCGCGAACCTCGGCTTCCAGTCGACGGTGCGCAGCGACACGGCCGCCCTGAACGGCCTCGTCGCCGACCTGCTGCGGGCCTGCCCCGGCCTGCGCGCCCTGCGCGACCCCACCCGCGGCGGTCTCGCCACGACGCTCAACGAGTTCGCCCGCGCCAGCCGGGTCGGTATCACCCTCGACGAAGGCGCGGTGCCCGTGCGCCCGGACGTGCGCGGTGCCTGCGAGATCCTGGGCATCGATCCGCTCTACGTGGCCAACGAGGGCAAGCTGGTGGCCGTCGTCCCGGCCGACGGGGCCGACGCCGCCCTGGCCGCCTTGCGGGCCCATCCGGTCGGCGCGGCGGCGGCCATCGTCGGCGAGGTCGTGGCGGGGCATCCGGGCACGGTGGCGGTGCGCACCGCCCTCGGCGCCGAGCGCATCGTCGAGATGCCCGTGGGCGAGCAGCTGCCGCGGATCTGCTGACCCGGCGGCCTCAGGCCCGATCGGTCGCCGGCAGGACCTGCTGCAGGACGCGCAGCAGGGCTTCGGCGCGGAACGGCTTGGGCAGGATGGCGTCGTAGCGCTGGCCGGCGAAGCGTTCGGCCAGCTCGACCTCGGTCCAGCCGCTCATGATCACCACCGGCAGCTCCGGATGGTCGGCGCGGATGCGGCGCAGGCACTCCTCGCCGCCCATGGCGGGCATGACCACGTCCAGCAGCACGGCCAGGACCTCGTCGCCGCGGCGCGCCACCGTCGCGACAGCCTCGCGGCCGTTGGCCACCGTCACCACCCGGTAGCCGGCGAAGGCCAGGCCGGTGGCCGCGGCCCGGCACACGTCCGGCTCGTCGTCGACCACGAGCACGAAGCCCCCCTGGTCCGGCAGGGCCCCGGCCGGCGCCGGCGCCGGCGCCGAATCCCCGTCGCCGCCCGCCGCGGCATCGGGCGCGTACCGCCCGAGCGACGGGAAGAGGACGCGCACCGTCGTCCCCTGCCCGGGCACCGAGTCGATGAAGAGGGCCCCGCGGTGACCGCGCACGATGCCCTGGACCGCCGCCATGCCCAGCCCCCGGCCGACGAACTTCGTGCTGTAGAAGGGTTCGCAGATGCGGGCGCGGGTCGCTTCATCCATGCCGCAGCCGTTGTCGGTCACCTCGAGGAAGACGTACTCGCCCGGCCGGGCCGGCGCGCCGTCCGGGTGTTCGCCCGCCACGCTCGTGGCCAGCTCGGCGGCGGTGAAGATGCCCTGCCCCGACCGCAGGGTCACCTCGCCGGGTCCGTCGCCGACCGCCTCGGCCGCGTTCCGCACCAGGTTCAGGGCCACCTGGTGCAGCTGCGTCTCGTCGATGGTGGCCAGGTGCAGGCGCGGCGGATGGTCCTGGTGGAACTCGATCGACTTGGGCACCGCGCCCACGAGCAGGGGCGCCATCCCGGCGAGTTCCCCGGCGACGTCGATGTCGCGCATGGTCAGCTTCCCGCGCCCCGCGAAGGCGAGCATCTGGCGCGTGAGGTCGGCGGCCCGACCGGCCGCCCGCAGCATGTCCGCGAGGGCGGCGGCCGCCGAGTGGTCGGGCCCGGTCTCAGCCGCCGCGATCTCGCCGAAGCCGACGATCATCTGCAGCAGGTTGTTGAAATCGTGGGCGATGCCGCCGGCCATGACGCCCAGGCTCTCGAGCTTCTGCGACGCGAGCACCTTCTTCTCGAGGCCGCGCCGCTCCTCCTCGGCGTGCACCTGCGCCGTGATGTCGTAGATGAAGCCTTCGATGGCCACCAGTTCGCCGTCCCGGAAGTCGCCGCGGCCCTGCTCCCACACCCACTTCTCGTCGCCCCCGCGGGGCAGGATCCGGTAGGTCACCTGATAGCGCTCGTCGTGGTCGAGGCCGTCGCGCACCACCCGGGCCACGTGGTCCTGGTCCTCCGGCACGATCAGCGACGCGTACGACACGACGCGGTTGCCCACCAGGTCGTCGGCCTCGCATCCGGTCAGGTCGTGGCAGCCCTCGCTGCAGAAGTGCATGGTCCAGTCGTCGTCGTTGGCGCAGCGGAAGACCATGCCGGGCAGGTTGGCGAGGACCCCGCTCAGCTGCCGCTCGGTCTCGGCCAGACGCGCCTCGGCCCGCTTGCGCTCGGTCACGTTGCGCGCCACGAGCGTCAGGCGGCGGCCGGACCCGTTCGGCGCCGGTCCGCCGATCGCCGTGGTCTCGTAGTGGATGACCTCGCCGTCGGGGCCCTCGTAGAGGGTCTCGTAGCGGACCGGCTCCGCCGAACCGAGGGCCGTCCGCAGCAGCGGCTCGACCCTCGCGACGTCGTCCGGCGTGAGGAAGTCCAGGATGCTCCGGCCCAGGATATCGTCGAAGGCCAGGCCCGGACTCGGGTAGTTGGCGAAGCGGATGCGCAGGTCCGCGTCGAGATCGAGGATGTGGTCGGGGTTGGTCTGGGAGAGCAGGCGCCAGCGTTCCTCCGAGGCGGCGATCTCGTCCTTCTCGGCCTGCAGGCGCTGGAAGAACAGGGCGTAGGGTCGGGCCACCGCCAGCTCCACGAGGCCGAGGTAGAGCAGGTAGCGCGAGACGATCCGGATCAGGTGGCCCGCCATGTTCGTCAGGCCGTACGTGTCGTTGTAGGTGACGAAGGCGAGCTCCGCCACGGCGACCAGGGCGAGGGACCACGAGAGTCGGCGCCGCACCCCCGCGTCGGTGCCGCCCGAACGCCTGCGGAAGACGATCAGCGCCGCCACCAGCACGGCCACCAGCACGAACTCCGCGCCGACCTTGAATCCGGTGAGCCCCCGGCCGGCCACGAAACAGACGGGAAAGGCGTCGGAACCGAGCACCAGCGCCACGCCCGACACCGCCATGGCTCCGGTGATCGTCATGATGACCACCAGCGACCGGCGCCGGGCCGCCAGGAAGGCGAAGCCCAGCCACCCGACGGCCTCCACCGTGCGCGCGATGATCCAGAACTGGGTCGCGATGTTGGGGTCGTGGGGCTGACCGAAGACGTTGATGCCCTCGTACGACGCCGTGTGCAGCAGATCGACGGCGCCGGCGAGGAACAGGGCGAGCCCCAGGGTCAGGTAGGCATCGATGTCCTGGAAGCGGCGCGCGTTCCACAGCAGGAGCGTCACGCTCCAGGTGAGGCTGATCGAGGCGACCTCGACGAGGGTGTGGAAGGTCGGGTAGTTGTCGCGGCTGAGCAGGTAGAGCAGCGCGAGGACGCATCCGGCCGCCACGGCCTTCAGCAGCCGACCGACCGGCGTCTCCAGCGTCGGGCCCGCGTCCCTGAGTCCGAACCTTTGGGGCATGACCGCTCCGCAGGGTTCCGGGCGAGAACCGCGGACATCATACCATCGATCGCGACCGCCGTGCCACCCCGACGGCCGGTCGTCCTACCGCAGACCCGCCAGGGCCGCCCGCGCCTCCGCCGCGTTGGCGAAATCGGGATCGGCCCGCAAGGCCTCCTCGTAGTAGGCCCGGGCCGCCGGCACGTCGCCGGCGGCCGCCGCCACCTCGCCGAGATGGAACAGCACGATCGGGTGGCGGTCGAGCGCGCGGGCGGCCTGCTCCAGGGTCGCCCGGGCCGCTTCCTGATCGCCCCGCAGATGCTCGATCCAGCCCCGCGTGTCGAGGATCATGCCATTTTCCGGGTCGATCGCCAACGCTTCGCGCACGGTGGCCTCGGCCTCGTCGAGGCGACCCGCCCCGGCCAGGGCGTCGGCCAGGCCGTTGAGGGCCAAGGCGTTGTTCGGGTGCTGCTCCACGGCCAGGCGGCGCTGCGCCACGAGGATCTCGCCGCAATAGTCGGGGCCGGGCAGGTTCCCGCCCGAGGCCTCGGCCATGAAGAAGCGCACGTTGCCGTTGTCGCTGTCCAGGCACCAGGCCTGGTCGAGCTCGGGCCGCACGATGTGGAAGGCGTAGCGGCCGAGGTGACCGGCCACCTTCTGCTCGTGCGCGATGGCGGCCGACTCCGGCGTGGTCAGTCCGGTGAAGAAGGGCTGCGCCGCCGTCTGGAAGGCGGGCATCTGGCGCTGGGGCGGCAGCGGCCACAGCACCGACTGCTTGTCGAAGTAGTGCACGCCGTCGGTGTTCACGCGCGTCTCGCCGCCGATCATCACGTCCATCGTCTCGGGGCTCATCCAGAAGAAGCCCGCCACCCGCGGCACCGTGTCGATCTGGTAGTGGTCGGCCTTGAACCAGGCGGGCAGCTTGTCGAGCTTCGCCTGCAGGCGCGGCGCATCGATGGCCAGCGGCTCCGGCGTGGCCAGCAGGAAGGCCTGGTCCGACCCGTAGACGTACCAGACCGTCGCCGTGGGGAAGACCTTCCTGAACGTGTTCAGGTGGATCTGCATGAGCTCGCCGCGCATCGAGCCGAGCACGGGCACCCACTGGGCCCACACGCCGCCGGGCTTCAGGCGCTGCTTCACGGCGCGGTAGAACTCCTCGGTGTAGAGGATCCAGCTGTCGTAGGCGCGCGGATGGGTCGAGTCGGAGATGATGACGTCGTACTGCTTGTTGCAGGTGACGAGGTAGTTGCGGCCGTCGTCGTTGTGGAAGTGGAAGCGGTCCTTGTGGAAGACGTCGCCGTTGACGTCGGTGAAGAGGTCGTTGATGCCCTCGATGTCGGGATTCAGGTCGACCACGTCGAGCGACGCGATCTCGTCCGACGCAAGCACCGAGCCCGCGGTGATGCCGGCGCCGAAGGCGATGACCATGGCGTCCTTGGGGCCGTCCGACTCGTGCAGCAGCGGCGGCAGCACGCCCAGCAGCTTGAAGAGCTGCACGTGCCAGAAGCGGGTCGAGGCCTCCTCGACGCCGTTGAGGTACATGTCGCGGTAGTCCTGCAGCCTGGGGTCGAACTGGTCGAGCACGGTCACCGTCGCGGCGTGCCCCTCCTTGACCCACTTGATCTCGACCCGCTCCGCGGTCGTCGAGTCGGCCAGCTTGCCGGCGTACCGCTGCGTCATGTCGGGCAGGGCGAAGGCGGCGACCAGGCCGACGGCCAGGGCCACACCCACCGCCGGCGCCATCCCCCCGCGCGCCGGGCGCCGTCCCGCCAGGTTGGCCACGCCCACCAGCACCAGCAGAGCCGTCAGCAGCGCCAGCGTGCCCTGCAGCCCGATGTTCGGCACCAGGTAGTGGTTGGCGATGCCCGCGCCGAGCAGTCCGCCGGCCGTGTTCAGCGAATACAGGGTGGCCGCCTCCCGCGAGGCCGCCCCCTTGCCTTGCGGTTGCAGCATCCGGATGGCCAGGGGCAGCAGCGCCCCCATGAACACCACCGGCAGGATGAGCATGCCGAGCACCGGCAGCGGGCTCTGGGGCGCGGCGTCGGCGAACTTGGCGAAGCGGTCGTCGCTGAGGATCAGGTCGGACAGCAGCAGGTACGGTGTGACCATCAGCAGCAGGCCGGCCAGCACCGCCGACACGCCGAAGACCCGTCCGGCGCCCCGGCCCTGCAGCACGCCGAACAGCCAGGTGCCGAAGACCGCGCTGAAGCCGGTGCCCAGCAGGAACGCCGTCAGCACCAGCGGGAACACCGACACCGTGTTGCCGAGATAGAGGATGCTCACGCGGGTCAGCAGCACCTCGTAGGCCAGCGAGACGAAGCCGACGACGAAGGTGGCGGCGAAGAGGAAGCGACGCAGGTCGGGCGCGGAGCCCGGGATGGCCGTGGCCGCCGGCGCGGGGTCCGCCGCGTCCGCCGCGTCGGCCCGGGGTCGGCCCGCCACCAGGTGGGCCGCCAGCGCGCTGCCGGCCGCCACCAGGTAGGCGACGAAGGCCGTGTTGAGGGTGAACTGCACCCCGAACTCCTGCAGCAGGTGGTAGCCCGCCGCGAAGCAGCCGATGGCCGCGCCCAGGGTGTTCGTGCTGTAGAGGTAGCCCGTGCGCGCCGAGCGGCGCGTGGGCGAGTCGAGGGCCGCGCCCGCGATGATCGCGGGGAAGGTGGCGCCCATCAACGTCGCCGGCAGGAGCAGGGCCAGGGAGGTGACCAACAGCCGGATCGCCGTCAGGCCCTCGCGATTCTCCATGGTCCCGGCCAGCGAGGTGAACAGCGCCGTCAGGCCGTCGAAGAGCGCCGGCGACGCCAGCACGTACAGCCCGATCACCGTCTCGAGCAGCAGGTAGGGCACGAGATTCATCCGGCGCCCGGACACCCACCGGCCACCCAGCCAGCTGCCCAGGCCGAGGCCGCCCATGAAGACCATGATGATCATGGCCGCCGCGCTCAGCGAGTTGCCGACCACGACGATGAGCATCCGGTTCCACGTCACCTCGGCGACGAGGCTCGCGGCGCCCGATGCGAAGAAGGCCAGGAACAGGAGAGGGACGAAGACGGCATTGCGGATGCGGGTCGACATGGTGAGCACGGCTCCGGTTGCGGTTGAAAAGCCCTTTTCCCCACTATGATTTGACCAATATAGGTCATTGGATCCCGATATCCAGAAGTTGTTGCATAAAATAACAGCCGCGAAGAATCTCACGAAAGAAGGCCATGGCGTTGACCGGACCTGCGGCCTGAACTAGACTACCGCTCCCGATCGCCGCAACGACCGGACGATCCACCCCGCAGGACGCGGCGGACGGGGTTCAGGTCCCCGTTTTTTCCGCCTCGGCGTTTTTTTGCGCAGGAAAGTCGGGATTCGCCCTAACAACGACGACCGTGGACCTGTCTAGTCCGCAATGGCATCACATCGGCCGCCCTCCCGACGGGCGGGCCGGTGCGGCAACGGACCACCCGAGTTCCCGACTGCGAGTCCACCATGCGCATCGCGTTCGTCACCCAACCGCTCGACTCGGTCATGCCCCTGCGGCAGAACTCGATCGGGGTCGTGGTGCACAACACGGCGCGCTGCCTCGCCGCCGCCCACGACGTGACGATCATCGCCGGCTCCCGCTACAACCCTCCGTCCCTTGCTCCGGACGACAACATCAGGTACCACTTCGTCGGCGACGAGCCCGACACCCCGATCCTCGGCTTCCTGGAACACTTCCCCAACTGGATCCCCCAGGAGCGCGTGCTCGAGTCCCGCTTCTTCTACCGCATTTACGCCGAGCGCGTCGCGCGGCTGCTGGCCAAGGGGAACTACGACTGGGTCCACGTGGTGAACTACTCCCAGTTCCTGCCCGTGCTGCACCGCGCCGCCCCCCGCTCCCACTTCAACCTGGAGATGCACAGCTACTGGCTGAGCCAGTTCCCGGCCCGGGAGATCCGCCGGCGCCTGGCGGCGGCCGACCTCGTGACCTGCGTGAGCGACGACGTCGCCGAACAGGCGCGGGACGCCCATCCCGGCCTGACCGTCCCCATCGAGACGGTCCACAACGGCTGCGACGTCGAGCGCTTCGCCGCGGCCGCCGGCGACCGCGGCCCCGAGCGCCGGACCATCCTCTTCGTCGGCCGGATCTCGCCCGAGAAGGGCGTGCACGACCTGCTGGACGCCATGGAGAAGGTCCTCGCCGAGATCCCGGACGCCCGTCTGGTCCTGATCGGGCCCATGGCGACGCTGCCGCGCGGGTTCATCGTCGACATCAGCACCCAGGCCGGCGTGCGGAAACTGGCCGACTTCTACGACGGCACCGTCTGCACCGACTACGGGGCCTACCTGCGTGCCCGGGCCGCCCGATCGGCCCTCGCCGGCCGGGTCGAATTCGTCGAACCGGTGTCGACCTCGGAGCTGCCCGCGCGGTACGCCCAGGCGGACGTGCTCGTCAACCCGTCCTACAGCGAGACGTTCGGCCTGAGCCTGGTGGAAGGGATGTCCTCGGGCATGCCGGTGATCGGCACGGCCGTCGGCGGGGCGCCCGAGATCGTCGTGCCGGGCGAGACGGGCTTCCTCACCGAGCCCGGCGACGTGGACGGTCTGGCCGCCGCGATGCTGGCCTGCCTCGGGGACGCGGAGCTGTGCGACCGCCTGGGCCGGAATGGCCGGGAACGTGCGCGGCGCAAATTCACCTGGGAGCAGCGATCCGGGCGCCTGGTCGAGCTCTTCGCCGCCGCCGACCGCCTGGTCGACCACGGCTAGCCTGCTAGGCGCCCGTGGTCTCGGGCAGCTTGCGCGGCGCCCGCCAGCGGGCCGGCAGGAAGACCTGGCCGAAGCGGCTGTCGATGCCCCGCCCCGTGCCGTACCAGTCGGACGTGTCCACGTCCAGGGTGACGCAGTTCTCCAGCGAGTCGTAGGTCTGGCCCGCCGTCTTCAGCCACAGGGAGATGTGGTAGCGCCCCGGCATGGGGTTGAAGAGGTCGACGTCGAGGTCCATGGCGTAGCGGCCCGGCGCGATGTTGGTGATGGCGTCGCCGGCCATCCAGTTGTTGATCCCGCTGACGAGCGCCCCGAGATCGTTGGTCACGTTGACGCCCACGTGCAGGTCGGCGATGGTCTCGTGGACCCGGAAGTGGACCCGCATGGTCATGGCGTCGCCGCTGCGCACGATGTTCTTCAGGTCGCCGTCGGCGTCGAGGATCTCGAAGCCGGTGACGCGGGCCTGACCCGTGCCCCCCCGCGACTCGATGGCCTCGAGGTCGGCCTGGCCCTGGCTGGCCGTGGCGAAGGTCTCCATGTAGCGGCCGATCACCTCGCGCGGTTCGCCGTCGTCGACGACCTTGCCCCCGTCGATCCAGATCACCCGCGTGCAGAGCGACTCGATGGCCGCCATGTTGTGCGAGACGAAGAGCACGGTGCGGCCGCCCCGCTGCAGCTCGTCCATGGTCTGCAGGCACTTGCGCTGGAAGGCGGCGTCCCCCACGGCGAGCACCTCGTCCACGAGCAGCACGTCGGGCTCGAGGTGCGCCGCCACCGCGAAGCCCAGGCGCAGGCGCATGCCCGACGAATAGCGCTTGATGGGCGTGTCGACGAACTTCTCGACACCCGAGAAGGCCACGATCTGGTCGAGCTTGCGGTCGGTGTCCTTCTTGGACATGCCCATGATCGAGCCGTTGAGGTAGATGTTCTCGCGGCCGGTCAGCTCCTCGTGGAAGCCGGTGCCGACCTCGAGCATCGAGGAGAGCTTGCCCCGCACCTCGATGGAGCCGCGGGTCGGGTAGGTGATGCGGGAGAGGACCTTCAGCAGGGTGCTCTTGCCGGCCCCGTTGCGCCCGATGATGCCGACGATCTCGTTCTCGGCCACGGCGAAGTTCACGCCGCTCAGGGCGTAGAAGCTCTCGGCCGCCTGGTCGGCGCTGCGCCGGCGCACGGCGTTGATGATCGCCTCGCGCAGCATCGTGTGCTGGTTGTGCAGCTGACCGAGCTTGTACTGCTTCCAGAGATCCGTTACCGTGATCGCGTTCATCGGCCCCCGACCTTGTGCGTTCAACCGCAAGGTTCCGAGCAGGTTGGAATGCCTGCCGCCATGTCTTTTCAGTGGGATCGGCGCATATGGTACCAACTGAAGGGGGGAATGGCCACCGCCAACCCCTGTTGCACGTCGGCTACGCCAAGACCGGGTCCACCTGGCTGCAGAAGTCGGTGTTCGGCCGGCCGGACGGGCCGTTCCTGCTTCTGCCCCTCCTCGACGCCCTGGAGTACTTCGTCTTCCGCGACGACGCCGAGACCGCCCCCGGACGCATCGCGGCCGAGCTGGCCGGTTTCCGGACCCGTGCCGACGCCGCCGACGCCGTGCCGGTCGTCAGCCACGAGGTCCTCGTCGGCGACCAGACCCAGGGCCGCTACTGGGGCCACCAGGTCGCCCGCCGCCTCCAGGCGGTCTTCCCGGACGCCCGCGTGCTCATGGTCATCCGCGAGCAGACGGCCATGCTGGTCTCCTCGTACCGCCAGCACCTGCACGTGGGCGGCACCGAGACCCTGGCGGCGTTCTTCAGCCGCCAACCCGGCTTCGAGGCCACCTGCCGGCCCGATTTCCTGGCCTACGACCGCATGATCGCCTTCTACCAGGAGCTCTTCGGCCGCGACCGGGTGTGCGTGCTCCCCTTCGAACTGCTGGGCGCCGACCCCGCCGAATTCGCCCGCCGGGTGACCGGATTCGCCGGCGCGCGCACCGCGTCCGCGCCGAGCCCGAGCGTGGAGCACCCCGGCTTCGGGGCGGCCACCCTGCTCGTCCGCCGACGCCTGAACCGCCTCGCCGGCGGCTGGACCTACGCCGACGGACCCGAGCCCCCCGCCGGCTGGCGCCGCGCCGACCGCCTTTCGGTGTACCTGGACCGCCTCATCCCGACCCGCGTCCAGGCGGCCCGCAAGCGCGATCTGGCCCGGCAGGCGGCCGCCCTGGTGGGCGACCGCTTCGCCGCCAGCAACCGGCTCACCCGGGAATTGACGGGTC is drawn from bacterium and contains these coding sequences:
- a CDS encoding ABC transporter ATP-binding protein — encoded protein: MNAITVTDLWKQYKLGQLHNQHTMLREAIINAVRRRSADQAAESFYALSGVNFAVAENEIVGIIGRNGAGKSTLLKVLSRITYPTRGSIEVRGKLSSMLEVGTGFHEELTGRENIYLNGSIMGMSKKDTDRKLDQIVAFSGVEKFVDTPIKRYSSGMRLRLGFAVAAHLEPDVLLVDEVLAVGDAAFQRKCLQTMDELQRGGRTVLFVSHNMAAIESLCTRVIWIDGGKVVDDGEPREVIGRYMETFATASQGQADLEAIESRGGTGQARVTGFEILDADGDLKNIVRSGDAMTMRVHFRVHETIADLHVGVNVTNDLGALVSGINNWMAGDAITNIAPGRYAMDLDVDLFNPMPGRYHISLWLKTAGQTYDSLENCVTLDVDTSDWYGTGRGIDSRFGQVFLPARWRAPRKLPETTGA
- a CDS encoding glycosyltransferase family 4 protein → MRIAFVTQPLDSVMPLRQNSIGVVVHNTARCLAAAHDVTIIAGSRYNPPSLAPDDNIRYHFVGDEPDTPILGFLEHFPNWIPQERVLESRFFYRIYAERVARLLAKGNYDWVHVVNYSQFLPVLHRAAPRSHFNLEMHSYWLSQFPAREIRRRLAAADLVTCVSDDVAEQARDAHPGLTVPIETVHNGCDVERFAAAAGDRGPERRTILFVGRISPEKGVHDLLDAMEKVLAEIPDARLVLIGPMATLPRGFIVDISTQAGVRKLADFYDGTVCTDYGAYLRARAARSALAGRVEFVEPVSTSELPARYAQADVLVNPSYSETFGLSLVEGMSSGMPVIGTAVGGAPEIVVPGETGFLTEPGDVDGLAAAMLACLGDAELCDRLGRNGRERARRKFTWEQRSGRLVELFAAADRLVDHG
- a CDS encoding sulfotransferase, giving the protein MHVGYAKTGSTWLQKSVFGRPDGPFLLLPLLDALEYFVFRDDAETAPGRIAAELAGFRTRADAADAVPVVSHEVLVGDQTQGRYWGHQVARRLQAVFPDARVLMVIREQTAMLVSSYRQHLHVGGTETLAAFFSRQPGFEATCRPDFLAYDRMIAFYQELFGRDRVCVLPFELLGADPAEFARRVTGFAGARTASAPSPSVEHPGFGAATLLVRRRLNRLAGGWTYADGPEPPAGWRRADRLSVYLDRLIPTRVQAARKRDLARQAAALVGDRFAASNRLTRELTGLDLAALGYRTAFFAALPLTSLDPLPYNPSLAFGCTPARPRVAPRHDPSRPLLHV
- a CDS encoding fused MFS/spermidine synthase, with product MSTRIRNAVFVPLLFLAFFASGAASLVAEVTWNRMLIVVVGNSLSAAAMIIMVFMGGLGLGSWLGGRWVSGRRMNLVPYLLLETVIGLYVLASPALFDGLTALFTSLAGTMENREGLTAIRLLVTSLALLLPATLMGATFPAIIAGAALDSPTRRSARTGYLYSTNTLGAAIGCFAAGYHLLQEFGVQFTLNTAFVAYLVAAGSALAAHLVAGRPRADAADAADPAPAATAIPGSAPDLRRFLFAATFVVGFVSLAYEVLLTRVSILYLGNTVSVFPLVLTAFLLGTGFSAVFGTWLFGVLQGRGAGRVFGVSAVLAGLLLMVTPYLLLSDLILSDDRFAKFADAAPQSPLPVLGMLILPVVFMGALLPLAIRMLQPQGKGAASREAATLYSLNTAGGLLGAGIANHYLVPNIGLQGTLALLTALLVLVGVANLAGRRPARGGMAPAVGVALAVGLVAAFALPDMTQRYAGKLADSTTAERVEIKWVKEGHAATVTVLDQFDPRLQDYRDMYLNGVEEASTRFWHVQLFKLLGVLPPLLHESDGPKDAMVIAFGAGITAGSVLASDEIASLDVVDLNPDIEGINDLFTDVNGDVFHKDRFHFHNDDGRNYLVTCNKQYDVIISDSTHPRAYDSWILYTEEFYRAVKQRLKPGGVWAQWVPVLGSMRGELMQIHLNTFRKVFPTATVWYVYGSDQAFLLATPEPLAIDAPRLQAKLDKLPAWFKADHYQIDTVPRVAGFFWMSPETMDVMIGGETRVNTDGVHYFDKQSVLWPLPPQRQMPAFQTAAQPFFTGLTTPESAAIAHEQKVAGHLGRYAFHIVRPELDQAWCLDSDNGNVRFFMAEASGGNLPGPDYCGEILVAQRRLAVEQHPNNALALNGLADALAGAGRLDEAEATVREALAIDPENGMILDTRGWIEHLRGDQEAARATLEQAARALDRHPIVLFHLGEVAAAAGDVPAARAYYEEALRADPDFANAAEARAALAGLR